Proteins encoded in a region of the Nocardia asteroides genome:
- a CDS encoding FAD-binding protein, with protein MSGRRPAGGSAGLPRSHTRSSRPVGGNRARGASVKVVDLDDLIAALPDGTVLTDADLLAGYRQDWARDPDAGTALAVVRATSTDDVAATLRWATAQRVPVIPRGAGSGLSGGATAVDGAIVLTTERMRAITVDPVTRTAVVQPGLLNAEVKRAVAEYGLWYPPDPSSFEICSIGGNAATNAGGLCCVKYGVTTDYVLGMQVVLADGTAVRLGGPRLKDSAGLSLTKLFVGSEGTLGVITELTLRLLPAQPPQSTVVASFDTLTAATEAILTITGELRPSMLEFMDSVSINAVEDELRMGLDRQAAALLVARSDAPGEFARREAEIMAAACEKAGATEVFHTEDPDEGEAFTAARRLAIPAVEKLGPLLLEDVGVPLPRLGDLVSGVAEIAERNAVTVSVIAHAGDGNTHPLIVHDPSDADLTARAHRAFGEIMDLAIALGGTITGEHGVGRLKKAWLPEQLGPDVMALTRRIKDALDPDGILNPGAIL; from the coding sequence ATGAGCGGACGGCGACCGGCCGGTGGCTCAGCCGGTCTCCCTCGGTCGCACACGCGCAGCAGTCGGCCGGTCGGCGGAAATCGGGCGCGGGGCGCTAGCGTGAAGGTTGTGGACCTGGATGACCTGATCGCGGCTCTCCCCGACGGCACGGTGCTCACCGACGCCGACCTGCTGGCGGGCTACCGGCAGGACTGGGCGCGCGATCCCGACGCGGGAACCGCCCTGGCCGTGGTACGCGCCACCAGCACCGACGACGTGGCCGCGACGCTGCGGTGGGCCACCGCGCAGCGCGTCCCGGTGATCCCGCGCGGGGCCGGATCCGGTCTCTCCGGCGGTGCGACGGCCGTCGACGGAGCGATCGTGCTGACCACCGAACGGATGCGCGCGATCACCGTCGACCCGGTGACGCGCACCGCCGTGGTGCAACCCGGCCTGCTCAACGCCGAGGTCAAGCGCGCGGTCGCGGAGTACGGCCTGTGGTACCCGCCCGACCCGTCGTCGTTCGAGATCTGCTCGATCGGCGGCAACGCCGCGACCAACGCGGGCGGGCTCTGCTGTGTCAAATACGGCGTAACCACCGATTACGTGCTCGGCATGCAGGTCGTGCTCGCCGACGGCACCGCCGTGCGGCTCGGCGGTCCCCGATTGAAGGACTCGGCCGGCCTGTCGCTGACCAAGCTGTTCGTCGGCAGCGAGGGCACACTGGGCGTGATCACCGAGCTGACCTTGCGGCTGCTGCCCGCGCAACCGCCGCAGAGCACGGTCGTCGCCAGCTTCGACACGCTCACCGCGGCCACCGAGGCGATCCTGACCATCACCGGCGAACTGCGGCCGTCGATGCTCGAGTTCATGGACTCGGTGTCGATCAACGCCGTGGAGGACGAGTTGCGGATGGGATTGGACCGGCAGGCGGCCGCGCTGCTGGTCGCGCGCTCCGACGCACCAGGCGAATTCGCCCGGCGCGAAGCCGAGATCATGGCCGCGGCCTGTGAGAAGGCGGGCGCGACAGAGGTTTTCCACACCGAGGATCCCGACGAAGGAGAGGCGTTCACGGCTGCCCGGCGTCTGGCGATTCCCGCCGTCGAAAAGCTCGGACCGCTATTGCTGGAGGACGTCGGCGTGCCCCTGCCCCGGCTCGGTGATCTGGTGAGCGGCGTCGCCGAGATCGCCGAGCGCAACGCGGTGACGGTGTCGGTGATCGCCCACGCGGGCGACGGCAACACCCACCCGCTGATCGTGCACGACCCGTCGGATGCCGACCTCACCGCGCGGGCGCACCGCGCCTTCGGCGAGATCATGGATCTGGCCATCGCCCTCGGCGGCACCATCACCGGCGAGCACGGCGTCGGACGTTTGAAGAAAGCATGGCTGCCCGAGCAGCTCGGCCCCGACGTGATGGCTCTGACCCGGCGCATCAAAGACGCGCTCGACCCGGACGGCATCCTCAACCCCGGCGCGATCCTGTAG
- a CDS encoding N-acetyltransferase, producing the protein MTTRLEHNVADTRFEIYIDDTLAGYADYAERADLKVRDFHHTMTFPEFRGRGVAAQVVEYALDDSRNAGFSVIPTCWYVEKYIAEHREYADLVS; encoded by the coding sequence ATGACGACCAGGCTCGAGCACAACGTCGCCGACACCCGTTTCGAGATCTACATCGACGACACCCTCGCCGGGTACGCCGACTACGCCGAACGCGCGGACCTGAAGGTCCGCGACTTCCACCACACCATGACCTTCCCCGAATTCCGGGGCCGAGGAGTAGCCGCCCAAGTCGTCGAATACGCCCTCGACGACTCCCGCAACGCGGGCTTCTCGGTCATCCCCACTTGCTGGTATGTGGAGAAGTACATCGCCGAACACCGGGAGTACGCGGACCTGGTCTCCTGA
- a CDS encoding DUF397 domain-containing protein gives MNTDLSDAKWFKSSRSGGDKACVEVAFLEGGQVGVRDSKNPTGPALVFAPGEWDAFTTGIADDRP, from the coding sequence GTGAATACCGATCTCTCCGATGCGAAGTGGTTCAAGAGCAGCCGTAGTGGGGGCGACAAAGCATGTGTCGAGGTCGCCTTCCTCGAGGGAGGGCAGGTCGGCGTGCGGGATTCCAAGAACCCGACCGGCCCGGCGCTGGTGTTCGCACCCGGCGAGTGGGACGCCTTCACCACTGGTATTGCCGACGATCGTCCCTGA
- a CDS encoding helix-turn-helix domain-containing protein, giving the protein MAESGGSTLPRRQLGRHLRNGREAAGLTLADVGERMQWSVSTVQRMEVGKTERIRTVDIEALCKIYDFTEEYTTALVGLAKQASVKSWWHEFGDLIPENFDVFVDLEATARALTWYEPELVPGIFQTPAYASGLIRAVYPNDTPLEHERRVHLRRKRQALITRKTKPVTVNAILRESVLRGIVGDDRIMSAQLRHLVNLMGLPNVTIRVLPFSAGFPMGVAVGPFVILKSGGDGRRQPKEPTVVYVESFTGDLYLEKFSAVNRYVDAYRQFERAALDPERSKSLLRQMAREYAP; this is encoded by the coding sequence ATGGCCGAAAGTGGTGGCTCGACCCTCCCTCGTCGTCAGCTCGGCAGGCACCTGCGGAACGGACGCGAAGCGGCGGGATTGACGTTGGCCGATGTGGGGGAACGGATGCAGTGGAGCGTCAGCACGGTTCAGCGCATGGAGGTCGGCAAGACCGAGCGTATCCGCACCGTCGATATCGAGGCGCTGTGCAAGATCTACGACTTCACCGAGGAGTACACGACCGCACTCGTCGGGCTCGCGAAGCAGGCCAGTGTGAAGTCGTGGTGGCATGAGTTCGGCGATCTGATCCCCGAGAACTTCGATGTGTTCGTGGATCTGGAAGCCACTGCGCGGGCTTTGACTTGGTACGAGCCCGAACTTGTTCCTGGGATTTTTCAGACCCCCGCGTACGCGAGTGGGCTGATCCGCGCCGTCTATCCGAACGACACGCCGCTGGAACATGAGCGTCGGGTCCACCTCCGGCGCAAGCGTCAAGCGCTGATCACCCGCAAAACGAAACCCGTGACCGTGAACGCCATCCTTCGAGAGTCCGTGCTACGGGGAATTGTGGGCGACGATCGCATCATGTCCGCCCAACTTCGTCATCTGGTGAATCTCATGGGTCTGCCCAATGTCACGATCCGTGTGCTTCCTTTCTCCGCCGGATTCCCTATGGGCGTGGCCGTCGGGCCGTTCGTGATCTTGAAGTCCGGGGGCGACGGCAGGCGGCAGCCGAAGGAGCCTACAGTTGTCTACGTCGAGAGCTTCACGGGCGATTTGTACCTGGAGAAGTTCAGCGCTGTGAACCGGTATGTCGATGCCTACCGGCAGTTCGAGCGCGCGGCGCTGGATCCGGAACGTAGCAAGAGCCTGCTCCGGCAGATGGCAAGGGAGTATGCACCGTGA
- a CDS encoding DNA-directed RNA polymerase subunit beta, producing MRHIAFGNTPLSRCHYYRQVCGLPATVDPPQIGRIVVRTGMVWAITMPAVLGQHVKVWMQNHGQELGPILSHPRSKRWTYIIRPDLPDDVPLFAEMFRLNVSIIRYGGLIAMPSPADRGTKFRAWITWPDTTFRPSGRLVVTAIRSCVAEKAARRRRWAAYA from the coding sequence ATGCGCCACATAGCGTTTGGGAACACACCGTTGTCTCGCTGCCACTACTACCGCCAGGTGTGCGGCCTCCCCGCGACCGTCGACCCTCCCCAGATCGGGCGCATCGTCGTCCGCACCGGGATGGTCTGGGCGATCACCATGCCCGCCGTGCTGGGACAGCACGTGAAGGTGTGGATGCAGAACCACGGCCAAGAGCTGGGGCCGATCCTGTCGCATCCACGGTCGAAACGGTGGACGTACATCATCCGGCCGGATCTGCCGGACGACGTACCACTGTTCGCCGAGATGTTCCGCTTGAACGTGTCCATCATCCGCTACGGCGGGCTGATCGCGATGCCGAGCCCCGCAGATCGAGGAACCAAGTTCCGCGCGTGGATAACGTGGCCCGACACGACTTTTCGGCCCTCCGGTCGTCTCGTCGTCACGGCGATCCGTAGCTGCGTGGCCGAAAAGGCCGCGCGCCGTCGGCGATGGGCGGCATATGCCTGA
- a CDS encoding type II toxin-antitoxin system prevent-host-death family antitoxin translates to MKPMTYTEARANFASVLDSATEDLEEVVITRAGHEPAVVVALSEYQALQETAYLLGSPANARHLERSIAEHRGGGATPRELVDVDEGSEGNVTPGKASA, encoded by the coding sequence ATGAAGCCGATGACTTATACCGAGGCGCGAGCCAACTTCGCATCGGTTCTCGACAGCGCCACCGAAGACCTGGAAGAGGTGGTGATCACTCGGGCGGGCCACGAACCTGCCGTCGTTGTCGCGCTCAGCGAGTATCAAGCGCTACAAGAGACCGCGTATCTGCTCGGCAGTCCGGCTAATGCGCGGCACCTCGAACGGTCCATAGCCGAACATCGCGGCGGCGGCGCAACGCCTCGCGAGCTAGTAGACGTTGACGAGGGGTCCGAAGGCAACGTAACGCCCGGCAAGGCGAGCGCGTGA
- a CDS encoding Txe/YoeB family addiction module toxin, whose protein sequence is MKLTFTDPAWDDYQWWLANDKKILRRINTLIADIKRNGYEGIGKPEALKHHLAGYWSRRITTEHRIVYAIEDDSVVIIACRYHYE, encoded by the coding sequence GTGAAACTGACGTTTACAGATCCCGCCTGGGACGACTACCAGTGGTGGCTGGCCAACGACAAGAAGATCTTGCGCCGGATCAACACACTGATTGCGGACATCAAGCGCAACGGCTACGAAGGGATCGGGAAGCCGGAAGCTTTGAAACATCATTTGGCCGGTTATTGGTCGCGACGAATCACGACTGAACATCGGATCGTGTACGCCATCGAGGATGACTCAGTCGTGATCATCGCATGCCGCTACCACTACGAGTGA